The following are from one region of the Gammaproteobacteria bacterium genome:
- a CDS encoding 3',5'-cyclic-nucleotide phosphodiesterase, with translation MDITVLGCNGAIGGRARTTSFLVDGDILIDAGTGVGDLDLDAMAAIEHVFLTHSHFDHIANLPLMLDAIGDRLENPVVIHALPETILTLREHLFNWKLWPDFTAVPTPDRPFAILEEMQPGEVVEIKGRKFRSIPVEHTVPAVGYLVSSDSGSLAFSGDTAPTEEFWRVLNACDDLQYVVIETTFEDSEKELAGISKHLCPQTIARELQKLESDAEVFITHLMPGQEKTIMREIAEHHHGTMPKALTVGHVFSLQA, from the coding sequence ATGGATATTACTGTGCTCGGGTGCAACGGGGCGATTGGCGGCAGGGCGCGCACCACGTCTTTTCTGGTAGATGGCGATATCCTGATTGACGCCGGTACCGGTGTTGGGGATCTGGATCTCGACGCCATGGCTGCTATTGAGCATGTTTTCCTGACCCATTCACATTTTGATCATATTGCCAACCTGCCATTGATGCTGGACGCCATTGGTGACCGGCTGGAAAATCCGGTAGTGATTCATGCGCTACCGGAGACGATCTTGACGCTGCGAGAGCATTTATTTAACTGGAAGCTTTGGCCGGATTTCACAGCGGTCCCGACGCCGGACCGGCCATTCGCCATTCTCGAGGAAATGCAGCCGGGCGAGGTGGTAGAAATAAAGGGCCGAAAATTCCGATCCATTCCCGTTGAACATACTGTGCCTGCTGTCGGATACCTGGTGAGTTCCGATAGTGGCAGCCTCGCATTCAGCGGCGATACGGCCCCGACAGAGGAATTCTGGCGGGTTCTTAATGCCTGTGATGATCTGCAGTATGTTGTTATCGAGACGACGTTCGAGGATTCCGAAAAAGAGTTGGCCGGAATTTCCAAGCATTTGTGTCCGCAGACCATTGCCCGGGAACTTCAGAAGCTGGAGTCTGACGCCGAGGTATTTATTACCCATCTCATGCCCGGCCAGGAAAAAACCATTATGCGGGAAATCGCCGAGCATCATCACGGAACCATGCCAAAAGCGCTGACTGTCGGCCACGTCTTTTCTCTTCAAGCTTAA